The following proteins are encoded in a genomic region of Coffea eugenioides isolate CCC68of chromosome 6, Ceug_1.0, whole genome shotgun sequence:
- the LOC113775167 gene encoding protein phosphatase 1 regulatory inhibitor subunit PPP1R7 homolog, with protein sequence MDSPMADGGENPTVLDLTSYQLRDLDSVDLPPSLTELDLTANRLSKLDPRIAQLSNLKKLSLRQNLFDDPGVEPLATSHLIADLEELVLRDNQLKKVPDVSIFKKLLVFDVSFNEIPTLQGLSKVSTTLRELYVSKNEVTKMEEIDHFHVLQILELGSNNLRVMENLQNLINLQELWLGRNRIKTVNLCGLKCIKKISLQSNRLTSMTGFEECVALEELYLSHNGISKMEGLSTLANLRVLDVSSNKLTEISDIEKLTRLEDLWLNDNNITSLDGIAEAVAGSRDTLTTIYLERNPCVNSPNYIVTLKEIFRNIQQIDSELFG encoded by the exons ATGGACTCTCCGATGGCCGACGGGGGTGAGAACCCGACAGTACTCGATCTCACCAGCTACCAGCTCCGTGATCTCGACTCAGTCGACCTCCCTCCGAGTCTCACCGAGTTAGACTTAACCGCCAACCGTTTGTCCAAGCTGGACCCCCGTATTGCCCAACTCTCCAATCTCAAGAAGCTCTCTCTTCGCCAGAACCTTTTTGACGACCCCGGCGTCGAGCCCCTTGCCACCTCGCACCTCATTGCTGACCTCGAA GAGCTTGTTCTAAGAGACAACCAATTGAAGAAAGTTCCTGATGTCAGCATTTTCAAGAAGCTTTTAGTATTTGATGTTTCTTTCAACGAGATTCCAACACTTCAGGGGTTATCCAAGGTTTCCACCACACTTAGAGAACTCTATGTGTCCAAAAATGAAGTTACGAAGATGGAAGAGATTGACCATTTTCACGTGCTGCAAATTCTTGAACTTGGATCCAACAACTTGAGG GTGATGGAGAATCTGCAAAACCTAATCAACTTGCAAGAGTTATGGCTTGGTCGTAATCGCATTAAAACTGTTAACTTATGCGGGTTAAAATGCATTAAGAAGATTAGCCTGCAAAGCAACCGTTTAACTTCAATGACAGGATTTGAG GAATGTGTTGCTTTGGAGGAATTGTACTTGAGCcacaatggtatttcaaaaaTGGAAGGCCTATCAACATTAGCAAATCTTCGGGTCTTGGATGTCTCATCAAATAAGCTTACAGAAATTAGTGACATCGAGAAACTGACACG ATTAGAAGATTTATGGCTTAATGACAACAACATAACTTCATTAGATGGTATAGCGGAGGCAGTTGCAGGTTCCAGAGACACGCTGACCACCATCTACCTTGAGCGCAATCCATGT GTGAACTCTCCCAATTACATTGTTACCTTGAAGGAGATCTTCCGCAATATTCAGCAAATTGATTCTGAGTTGTTTGGGTAG
- the LOC113773133 gene encoding pentatricopeptide repeat-containing protein At1g77170, mitochondrial, translating into MTFIPYVPRTLVGTLIPKYLVIISRTISAQAAVSNANFNPIPRPPNQPTEDYAKTIATQISKCTNLKQLNQIHAHITRTHFLALYPVSFHYNNLMRSYANLNSPVKAHHLFVEMSRAGITVDTFTLPIVLKSVSQYFDSSMLRQVHGMAIKLGLEKNMYCESGLISLYCKAGEFRNAHKLFDENTDRKLGSWNALIAGLSQSGRGKEAIRMFMQLKECGFQPDDVTMVSVTSACGGLGDVNLALQLHKCVFQAKSLEKLDLLMMNSLIDMYGKCGRMDLANKVFMKMEERNVSSWTSMIVGYAMHGHVRDALECFHDMRNAGVKPNHVTFVGVLSACVHGGRVQEGKHYFKMMKNEYGIAPMLQHYGCMVDLLGRGGLLDEARVMVEEMQMKPNVVIWGCLMGASEKYGAVEMGEWVAKHLLELEPWNDGVYVVLSNIYASNDLWEEVERIRGIMKERKLAKIPAYSLSTSTG; encoded by the coding sequence ATGACATTCATCCCTTACGTCCCCCGCACGTTGGTCGGCACTCTAATCCCCAAGTACCTGGTAATAATTAGCCGTACAATTTCTGCTCAAGCCGCAGTTAGCAATGCTAACTTCAACCCCATCCCACGACCGCCAAACCAGCCCACTGAAGATTATGCAAAAACCATAGCAACCCAAATCTCAAAGTGCACTAATTTGAAACAGCTTAACCAAATCCACGCTCACATCACGCGCACCCACTTTTTAGCATTGTACCCAGTTTCATTTCATTATAACAATCTAATGAGATCGTATGCCAATCTAAATTCACCCGTAAAGGCTCACCATTTGTTTGTTGAAATGTCCCGAGCTGGTATTACAGTAGACACATTTACACTACCAATTGTACTAAAATCCGTGTCCCAATATTTTGATTCATCGATGTTAAGACAGGTTCACGGGATGGCAATTAAGTTGGGGCTAGAGAAAAATATGTATTGTGAGAGTGGGTTGATAAGTTTGTATTGTAAGGCGGGTGAGTTTCGAAACGCCCATAAATTGTTTGATGAAAATACCGACAGGAAGTTGGGTTCCTGGAATGCTTTGATTGCTGGCTTGTCACAAAGTGGGCGTGGGAAGGAAGCGATAAGGATGTTTATGCAATTGAAAGAATGTGGGTTTCAGCCTGATGATGTTACGATGGTTAGTGTAACTTCTGCTTGTGGAGGTTTAGGGGATGTGAATTTAGCACTTCAGTTGCATAAATGTGTGTTTCAAGCAAAAAGTTTGGAAAAGTTGGATTTGTTGATGATGAATTCACTTATTGATATGTATGGAAAGTGTGGTAGAATGGATTTGGCTAACAAGGTGTTTATGAagatggaagaaagaaatgtGTCATCCTGGACATCTATGATTGTCGGCTATGCAATGCATGGGCACGTCAGGGATGCACTAGAGTGCTTCCATGATATGAGAAATGCTGGAGTGAAGCCTAACCATGTAACATTTGTTGGAGTGTTGAGTGCATGTGTTCACGGTGGGAGGGTGCAGGAGGGAAAACATTATTtcaagatgatgaagaatgagTATGGGATTGCTCCCATGTTGCAACATTATGGATGCATGGTGGATTTGCTAGGCCGGGGAGGTTTACTTGATGAAGCTAGGGTCATGGTGGAAGAGATGCAAATGAAACCTAATGTGGTCATTTGGGGTTGTTTGATGGGTGCCTCTGAGAAATATGGAGCTGTTGAGATGGGAGAGTGGGTAGCTAAGCACTTGCTTGAGTTGGAACCTTGGAATGATGGGGTATACGTGGTTTTATCCAATATCTATGCTAGTAATGATCTGTGGGAAGAGGTAGAAAGAATAAGAGGGATTATGAAGGAGAGAAAACTGGCTAAGATTCCAGCTTATAGCTTATCCACTAGCACTGGTTGA
- the LOC113774717 gene encoding SNW/SKI-interacting protein A-like, with protein sequence MAALKDLLPPVKSSGSTHYDHSNDPWFKQRYSAAESEKSAIIKANPVPPYLKRTGFKPSKLEDFGDGGAFPEIHIAQYPLDMGRKRDWKPGSKTLPITVDEHGNVRYDAIVRQNENAKKIVYSQHTDLVPMVVKDGQDEEEMDLDEKQKEIDETTQSTKTALEKIVNVRLSAAQPKNVPTQSSDSKFIKYKPSQQSAAFNSGAKERIIRMVEMPVDPLEPPKFKHKRVPKASGSPPVPVMHSPPRPVTVKDQQDWKIPPCISNWKNPKGYTIPLDKRLAADGRGLQDVQINDNFAKLSEALYVAEQKAREAVAMRSKVQKEMMMKEKEKKEMELRELARKARSERTGTAAPAAANMPSERGTDDMVTDYDRVRDAPREKETKEEREERLQREKIREERRRERERERRLESKDAAMGKKSKITRDRDRDISEKVALGMATTGRGGEVMYDQRLFNQEKGMDSGFATDDSYNIYDKGLFTAQPTLSTLYRPKKDVDSDTYGGADEQLEKIMKTERFKPDKTFAGTSERTGPRDRPVEFEKEAEEADPFGLDQFLTEVKKGKKAMDKVGSSGTMKASAGSMRDGFEGSGRTRIAFDKGR encoded by the coding sequence ATGGCGGCGTTAAAGGACCTTCTTCCGCCTGTAAAGTCGAGTGGGTCAACTCACTATGATCACTCGAATGATCCGTGGTTCAAGCAGAGGTATAGTGCAGCAGAGTCTGAGAAATCTGCAATAATTAAGGCAAATCCAGTTCCTCCTTATTTAAAAAGAACAGGCTTTAAACCATCCAAACTTGAGGATTTTGGTGATGGGGGGGCGTTCCCGGAAATTCATATCGCTCAATACCCTCTGGATATGGGGAGGAAAAGGGACTGGAAGCCAGGGTCGAAAACCTTGCCCATTACAGTTGATGAGCATGGGAATGTGAGGTATGATGCAATTGTGAGGCAGAATGAGAATGCTAAAAAGATTGTGTATTCACAACATACCGACCTTGTCCCCATGGTTGTCAAAGATGGTCAGGACGAGGAGGAGATGGACTTGGATGAGAAGCAGAAGGAGATTGATGAGACCACTCAGAGCACTAAGACTGCTCTTGAGAAGATTGTGAATGTGAGGTTGAGTGCGGCTCAGCCTAAAAATGTTCCTACACAATCTTCAGATTCTAAGTTTATCAAGTACAAGCCTTCACAGCAGTCAGCTGCCTTTAATTCTGGTGCAAAGGAGAGGATTATTAGGATGGTGGAGATGCCTGTGGACCCTTTGGAGCCACCCAAGTTTAAACATAAGCGGGTTCCAAAAGCATCTGGTTCTCCACCCGTTCCAGTAATGCACTCTCCACCTCGGCCTGTGACTGTGAAGGACCAGCAAGATTGGAAGATCCCACCTTGTATTTCAAACTGGAAGAACCCAAAAGGGTATACAATTCCTCTTGATAAGCGTCTGGCAGCTGATGGTAGGGGCCTTCAGGATGTTCAAATTAATGACAACTTTGCGAAGTTATCAGAGGCACTGTATGTTGCAGAACAGAAGGCCAGAGAGGCTGTAGCCATGAGGTCAAAGGTCCAAAAGGAAATGATgatgaaagagaaagaaaagaaagagatggAATTGCGTGAGTTGGCTCGAAAGGCTAGATCTGAGAGAACTGGTACTGCAGCTCCTGCTGCTGCCAATATGCCTTCAGAGAGAGGTACTGATGATATGGTTACAGATTATGACCGTGTCAGGGATGCCCCAAGGGAGAAGGAGACAAAAGAGGAAAGAGAGGAGCGGTTGCAGAGGGAGAAAATTCGTGAAGAGCGTCgtagagagagggagagggagcgTAGGTTGGAGTCGAAAGATGCTGCAATGGGGAAGAAGAGCAAGATTACAAGGGACAGAGACCGCGATATCAGTGAGAAAGTTGCTCTTGGAATGGCTACAACTGGGAGAGGGGGTGAAGTCATGTACGACCAGAGGTTGTTTAACCAGGAGAAAGGAATGGACTCTGGGTTTGCCACTGATGATTCATATAACATCTATGACAAGGGGCTTTTTACTGCCCAGCCTACTCTGTCTACTCTCTACAGGCCCAAAAAGGATGTTGACTCTGATACTTATGGAGGTGCGGATGAGCAGCTGGAGAAGATCATGAAGACTGAGCGCTTTAAACCTGACAAGACATTTGCAGGTACCTCAGAGAGGACTGGTCCTAGAGACAGGCCTGTTGAGTTTGAGAAAGAGGCTGAAGAAGCTGATCCGTTTGGTTTGGATCAATTCTTGACTGAAGTCAAGAAAGGTAAAAAAGCAATGGATAAAGTTGGCAGCAGTGGTACAATGAAAGCTAGTGCAGGATCAATGCGAGATGGCTTTGAAGGATCTGGTAGAACTCGTATTGCCTTTGATAAAGGGCGTTGA